ATGTACACAGTTCCTTGTCCTGCATCAACACATAATGTAGgacaatcagaaagaaattttaagatggagaaaggaaaggataaacatttttttcccctgcagatAAACTCAGTAAAGTGAGTTGAATTTTTCAGGATCTTGAagggataatgatgatgatgatgatgaatcaACTGACAAAATGTCCCTTTGCTGGTGTATCTCTATTTTGCCTATGGGTGACAGTGAGATTTCTGCCATTTACCTGAAGGACTGACACCTCCCTAGTAACTTTTTCAGAGCACTTAGAACTTCCTTGTTCCTAAGACTGTAGGCAAGTGAGTTTAGGAGTAGAGTGAGGACAGTTCCAAACAGAAAGAGACCCTGACTCAACCTTGGAGTCTTGGCAGAACCGGGTCTCATGTAGATGCACATGCCTGGACCAAAATAGAGACCCACCACACAGAGATGAGAGGAGCAGGTGGCCAGAGCTTTGTTCCTGCCTTCTGGGGAGTTCATTAGGAGTACTGCAAGGAAGATGAGAACATAGGAAGACAAGATGAGAGACAAGGGCAGCAGCAGAACAAGGATGCTTGTTATCACCACTGCCTTTTCATAGGCTGAGATATCCTCACGGACGATCCTAAGCACCGCCATGAATTCACAGAAGAAGTGGGGAATCTCT
This portion of the Meles meles unplaced genomic scaffold, mMelMel3.1 paternal haplotype, whole genome shotgun sequence genome encodes:
- the LOC123936002 gene encoding olfactory receptor 2M5-like, whose protein sequence is LHTPMYFLLSQLSLMDLTLTSSIVPKMAFNFFSGWRSISFLACGTQIFFSLMVAIAECILITLMCFYHYVAICDLLRYPVIINPKVCLQMIAMSWAGGALTSLGHTAFTLHFNICSPREIPHFFCEFMAVLRIVREDISAYEKAVVITSILVLLLPLSLILSSYVLIFLAVLLMNSPEGRNKALATCSSHLCVVGLYFGPGMCIYMRPGSAKTPRLSQGLFLFGTVLTLLLNSLAYSLRNKEVLSALKKLLGRCQSFR